A section of the Lineus longissimus chromosome 1, tnLinLong1.2, whole genome shotgun sequence genome encodes:
- the LOC135496201 gene encoding cadherin-23-like isoform X2 — protein MAPAISQLIQWQVLVVLFLACHVMSQRLVWAPNGEPPGRLEVLESASEGAVVWCCIEAVTMGVSSSNPITYTVDSTIFKIGGANNNALELRAPLDREETGTVKLRLSANTKTNSGDPVVLDHDIYIAIVDVNDNAPVFTIPGANGAGYKEFSTEIKEDTKVNTTFYANKMWGIDRDASSTFSRIVFSCDADGDQNQGNNSVEAKIACETFSVSTQQLTGNGNFSAQFKLKKKLNYRKIKLYIMTVMLNDFNEDGTVKHQVNALLLIKVIDIQNESPVFYPPIITANLKDGTEKDVTVANVRAQDQDMENPIDKNPVILSILKVEPALKNGFYLKDFNCTKGQLFPESYCSAVTTKETFDREMHPNVGTYTIFVLAKETFKNGTPNGYDATCQIFVNIIDSNDNAPLINPAKKTVSIAEGRTDAFLALEVVDLDLPENGRFNLSLQQPNNKAFKIIPQNPHVGRTSAQITVANQTLIDYEVPAYRKQVIRVIATEYGEKDKVSPLHTMTGTYTINVIDENDNAPTFAQNIYTADVKENSPAGTSVIKMTATDADSATFGPLTYKIEGDSKHRFAINALTGLVTVAAGAENIDYEVQPKFNIFVVATDKGKKEVTVTLEINVVNENDVNPVFEKLIYHTKTIEKTTVMNPQIEVSATDDEIKTNKVFYSIIDGNTKDNAFVVGRNSGVLSLKRPLNYAEAPAGTLGLFSVIIEANDGGTPPGKSNATVRVQVVDVNDFPPVFNQSTYKGSVSEAAAPEFLVLKVAATDQDGGPNGEFNYQLWGSQDRFLMRQDGWITLPPQPSLDHDVQSRYEMVVYAIDKGAPQMTGSCNVIIEIKDVNNKAPTFNKTTYFTTLPSDAQKDFVVQQLQAEDKDTNPKLEYKIPWNSFVVQDVNKRVISGSPLVHQLAVDKTGRVYLMVNLRPENADTFRFSVTVEDKNAVSLNPQTATATVIVNIFRNQGETPVFNSPWTPQNPILTQSIPEEQGNQTSLLKLIARDPKTNQRLEDFVKVPGSDPDGFFSVDLKTGEVRLARSVDYEAINPKVIRCEVVVTSVDRKRNATAKIIVNVQDINDNSPTFAKQAFTFSISEGSKYPSFVGYVRATDKDSGDFGKIAYTLTGERSQDFMIDKDTGDILVAGRLDREIFPRYQLLVTAEDNLISTKDRKSGIATVTINLVDVNDNSPQFEETEYKMYTMESTPVDTSLGKVLAVDKDVGINSQIFYSIVDDNSLGFFKIDRLRGVIKTATSLLGHARGAPYLVIVEALDNGSPSQRSVTTVQITIQDPQAFIGRPTFINPTPGMVVDIFEEQPPHTPVLTCKASDSDGPASAIRFSFVASRNPDHAKFKIDPISGNITTAEVLDREKQSHYDLQIQATDGTGNVSAIMLGVRLIDIDDHAPSFYDCNNDAKNPLTGSIYENETPPNFVLTVLACDLDTSPNNLLFFKITCGNEMDHFTIGLRDGIIHSKSSLDREKINQYNLCVTVYSADPGTTRKKRAVKPIRSSTIGVKIEVLDRDDNGPTYAFVPKKTFTTGLLINAAYNSLVIDAHAKDPDTPKHSVTFYRLLNMQFMSAGQIRSAPGAFQVDMTSGEVRTSIASYSDYTNGRFQLNIEAYDTLGRKDNATVLIYVLTQSQRLKFIFAKTPSDIRTITPTFMSDVSYVVKGRITTDLIRFSVGDAANFDFQKTDVCFHMVKDNDILLYTDAVTLLSATKPELKKIYETYGMTEIGLCNIGVKTYTRYTEVSFWWVIIVLALFLFIFVLICVLVIICLWNRYRRFMLTNTSYIVRMGTGGNLLTNHVLMSTDISSSKIAASEMKRTSKISYDEIDVSLPVPAPMVSSTETTVLTKTDGGYTNYGYDNTETSVMSTFQPGVYESPESMMTTTTERTSDVVGGTVAVTGGVVGGESTTTVTKETTTTLDPSSGSDMRTINAGGTPTVLRKIVTTTTTVTEEVVEDPSPTSGVVITDVTSPAQPINDSYDLYASVR, from the exons ATGGCTCCAGCCATCAGTCAGTTGATCCAATGGCAGGTGCTGGTCGTCCTCTTCCTCG CTTGCCATGTCATGTCACAGCGTTTGGTTTGGGCACCTAATGGCGAACCGCCCGGACGTTTAGAAGTTCTGGAGAGTGCTTCTGAAG GTGCTGTTGTATGGTGCTGCATTGAGGCTGTTACCATGGGAGTTTCCTCGTCCAATCCAATTACATACACTGTCGACTCgaccattttcaaaattggtggAGCGAACAATAATGCGTTGGAGCTTCGTGCCCCACTTGATAGAGAG GAGACAGGTACTGTCAAGCTACGTCTGTCAGCCAACACCAAAACCAACTCAGGAGATCCG gTCGTACTTGACCATGACATCTACATCGCCATCGTTGATGTCAATGACAATGCCCCCGTGTTTACAATACCAGGGGCCAACGGTGCTGGATACAAGGAGTTTTCCACCGAGATCAAGGAG GACACCAAGGTTAACACCACGTTCTACGCTAATAAGATGTGGGGCATTGATCGAGATGCCTCGTCAACCTTCAGTCGGATTGTTTTTTCTTGTGATGCCGATGGTGATCAGAATCAAGGCAACAATTCTGTAGAG GCAAAGATTGCATGTGAAACATTTAGTGTTTCAACCCAACAGTTGACAGGAAATGGCAATTTCTCCGCTCAgttcaaactgaaaaaaaaactcAACTACAGGAAGATTAAACTGTACATCATGACTGTGATGTTGAAT GACTTCAATGAAGATGGCACCGTCAAACATCAGGTGAATGCTTTGTTGCTTATCAAAGTGATTGACATTCAGAATGAGAGTCCAGTCTTCTACCCTCCAATCATCACagctaatctcaaagatggcaCCGAAAAG GACGTTACTGTGGCCAATGTCAGAGCTCAAGATCAAGATATGGAGAATCCGATTGATAAAAATCCGGTTATATTGAGTATCTTGAAAGTTGAACCAG CCTTAAAGAATGGTTTCTATCTGAAAGATTTTAACTGCACTAAAGGCCAGTTATTTCCGGAGAGTTACTGTAGTGCTGTAACTACCAAAGAAACCTTCGATCGTGAGATGCATCCGAATGTTGGTACATATACGATTTTTGTCCTT GCCAAAGAAACTTTCAAAAATGGAACACCTAATGGATATGACGCCACCTGTCAGATCTTTGTGAATATAATTGACAGCAATGACAATGCTCCGTTGATCAACCCAGCGAAAAAGACTGTGAGCATTGCAGAGGGACGCACTGATGCCTTTTTGGCACTGGAAGTTGTAGACCTGGATTTA CCGGAAAATGGGCGTTTCAACCTCAGTCTTCAGCAGCCTAATAAtaaagcatttaaaatcataCCGCAAAATCCACACGTTGGGCGGACCAGTGCGCAAATTACGGTGGCAAACCAGACACTCATTGACTATGAAGTACCAGCATATCGGAAACAAGTCATAAGG GTGATTGCTACTGAATACGGTGAAAAGGACAAAGTCAGTCCCCTTCATACTATGACAGGAACTTACACCATCAATGTTATTGATGAGAATGACAACGCACCTACATTTGCCCAGAACATTTACACGGCAGATGTGAAGGAAAACTCGCCAGCCGGAACCTCTGTCATCAAGATGACC GCAACTGATGCTGACTCAGCTACCTTTGGGCCCCTCACATATAAGATTGAAGGCGACAGCAAACACAG GTTTGCAATCAACGCGTTGACAGGATTGGTCACTGTGGCTGCCGGAGCTGAAAATATTGATTATGAAGTTCAGCCAAAGTTTAACATCTTTGTTGTTGCCACGGACAAAGGGAAGAAGGAAGTTACGGTCACGTTAGAGATTAACGTAGTCAACGAGAACGACGTCAATCCAGTCTTTGAGAAGCTTATCTATCATACGAAGACTATTGAGAAGACGACTGTGATGAACCCTCAAATTGAAGTCTCG GCCACTGATGATGAGATCAAGACAAACAAAGTGTTCTACAGTATCATTGATGGCAACACTAAAGATAATGCGTTTGTGGTGGGCAGGAACAGTGGAGTCTTATCACTGAAAAGGCCTTTGAATTATGCGGAGGCACCTGCTGGTACATTAGGATT ATTCAGTGTTATCATTGAAGCAAATGATGGAGGTACTCCACCTGGGAAAAGTAATGCAACTGTCAGGGTCCAAGTTGTG GATGTGAATGACTTCCCTCCAGTCTTTAACCAGTCGACATACAAAGGCTCCGTTTCTGAGgctgcagcaccag AGTTCCTTGTCCTGAAAGTGGCTGCCACGGACCAGGATGGTGGACCAAATGGGGAATTCAACTATCAGTTGTGGGGAAGTCAAGATAGGTTTCTCATGCGACAAGATGGCTGGATTACTTTACCCCCACAGCCAAGTCTTGACCATGATGTGCAGTCTCGATATGAAATGGTG GTGTACGCAATAGATAAGGGTGCTCCCCAGATGACTGGCAGCTGTAAtgtgatcattgaaatcaaGGATGTGAATAATAAGGCACCGACGTTCAATAAGACCACGTACTTTACAACTCTCCCATCAG ATGCACAAAAGGATTTCGTTGTTCAGCAGCTCCAGGCAGAAGACAAAGACACCAACCCAAAGTTGGAATATAAGATTCCATGGAACTCATTCGTGGTCCAGGATGTCAACAAACGAGTAATTAGTGGATCACCACTAGTA CACCAACTGGCAGTGGATAAAACGGGCCGTGTTTACCTAATGGTGAATCTGCGACCAGAAAATGCAGACACTTTCCGGTTCTCGGTTACAGTAGAGGATAAGAATGCTGTGTCACTAAATCCCCAAACTGCTACAG CCACGGTTATTGTGAATATTTTTAGAAACCAGGGAGAGACACCAGTGTTCAATTCGCCGTGGACACCACAGAATCCGATATTAACTCAGTCCATTCCTGAAGAGCAGGGCAACCAAACATCTCTTCTGAAACTGATAGCCCGTGACCCTAAGACCAATCAACGGCTCGAAGACTTTGTGAAAGTGCCTGGGTCAGATCCCGATGGTTTCTTTTCAGTGGATCTGAAAACAG GTGAGGTTCGACTGGCCAGGAGTGTTGATTATGAAGCAATCAATCCGAAGGTGATCCGCTGTGAGGTGGTTGTCACATCTGTCGATAGGAAGAGAAATGCCACCGCCAAGATCATCGTCAATGTACAAGACATTAACGATAACAGCCCAACGTTTGCTAAGCAG GCATTTACATTCAGTATTTCAGAGGGTTCCAAATATCCTTCGTTTGTCGGTTACGTGCGAGCGACTGATAAAGATTCGGGTGACTTTGGCAAGATAGCTTATACTCTGACGGGAGAACGTTCACAGGACTTCATGATTGATAAGGACACA GGAGATATTCTAGTTGCTGGAAGACTCGACCGTGAGATTTTCCCCAGATATCAGCTACTCGTGACAGCGGAGGACAATCTTATTTCAACCAAAGACAGGAAGTCGGGAATCGCAACC GTGACGATCAATCTTGTGGACGTGAATGACAATTCACCGCAGTTTGAAGAGACGGAGTACAAGATGTACACAATGGAGTCAACTCCAGTGGACACATCACTTGGGAAGGTCCTCGCAGTCGACAAAGATGTAGGCATTAATAGCCAAATATTCTACTCGATTGTTGACGATAATTCATTGG GCTTCTTCAAGATCGACCGGCTCCGTGGTGTAATCAAGACTGCGACTTCCCTCCTAGGACATGCCCGTGGTGCCCCCTATTTAGTCATCGTGGAGGCGTTAGATAATGGTAGTCCAAGTCAAAGATCAGTTACTACAGTTCAGATAACAATACAGGACCCACAAGCTTTCATTGGTCGACCTACTTTCATCAACCCTACACCGGGAATGGTCGTAGATATCTTTGAG GAGCAGCCTCCCCATACTCCCGTGCTGACATGTAAGGCATCAGACTCAGATGGCCCAGCCTCAGCGATCAGATTCAGTTTTGTAGCGTCAAGGAACCCTGACCATGCCAAGTTTAAGATTGATCCCATTTCTGGAAACATAACAACTGCTGAAGTGCTTGACAGAGAGAAACAATCACATTATGAT CTGCAAATCCAAGCGACTGATGGGACAGGGAACGTCTCTGCGATCATGCTGGGAGTTCGGCTCATTGACATTGATGACCATGCGCCAAGCTTCTATGACTGTAACAATGAT GCAAAGAATCCACTGACTGGCAGCATCTATGAGAATGAGACACCACCCAATTTTGTGTTGACGGTGCTTGCTTGTGACTTGGATACTAGTCCAAATAATCTCCTCTTCTTCaagattacat GTGGTAATGAAATGGATCACTTCACCATCGGGTTGCGTGACGGCATCATCCACAGCAAGTCTTCCCTTGATCGCGAGAAGATTAACCAGTACAATTTATGTGTGACTGTCTACAGCGCTGACCCAGGCACAACCCGCAAAAAGAGAGCAGTCAAGCCCATTAGATCATCCACTATTGGGGTTAAAATTGAGGTCTTAGACAGAGATGACAACGGACCCACATACGCATTTGTCCCCAAGAAGACTTTCACTACAG GTTTGCTGATAAACGCTGCATACAACAGCCTCGTCATCGACGCACACGCCAAGGACCCTGACACGCCCAAACACTCCGTCACCTTTTATCGATTACTCAACATGCAGTTCATGTCTGCAGGACAGATACGCAGCGCCCCAGGtgccttccaagttgacatGACATCCGGTGAAGTCAGAACGAGTATCGCATCCTATTCCGACTACACCAATGGACGCTTTCAACTTAATATTGAAGCCTATGATACACTTGGACGCAAGGATAATGCCACAGTTCTG ATCTATGTGCTGACCCAGAGCCAGAGGTTGAAGTTCATCTTTGCGAAGACACCAAGTGACATCCGAACCATCACTCCGACATTCATGAG TGATGTGAGTTACGTGGTCAAGGGGCGGATAACAACTGATCTAATCCGGTTCTCAGTCGGAGATGCTGCAAACTTCGATTTCCAGAAAACTGACGTGTGTTTCCATATGGTGAAAGACAATGATATCCTCCTGTATACTGATGCTGTGACTCTCCTGTCTGCCACCAAGCCTGAGCTGAAGAAGATCTATGAAACATATGGAATGACAGAGATTGGG CTGTGTAACATCGGAGTGAAGACATACACACGTTACACGGAGGTCAGCTTCTGGTGGGTGATCATCGTGCTGGCGTTGTTCCTCTTCATCTTTGTCTTGATCTGCGTCCTGGTCATCATCTGCCTGTGGAACCGGTACAGGAGGTTCATGCTGACCAACACCTCAT atattgtcaggatgggaACTGGTGGAAACCTTTTGACCAATCATGTGCTGATGTCCACTGACATCTCATCATCCAAAATCGCTGCCAGTGAAATGAAGAGAACCTCCAAGATCAGCTATGATGAAATTGATGTCAGTTTACCTGTACCAGCTCCTATGGTGAGCTCAACTGAGACAACAGTGCTAACCAAGACCGATGGTGGTTACACTAACTACGGCTATGATAACACGGAGACTTCAGTCATGTCCACATTTCAGCCGGGAGTGTATGAAAGCCCAGAGAGCATGATGACCACTACAACTGAGCGCACCAGTGATGTGGTCGGTGGTACTGTTGCTGTCACTGGTGGTGTTGTAGGCGGTGAAAGCACCACCACTGTCACCAAGGAAACCACCACCACCCTGGATCCAAGCAGTGGCTCTGATATGAGAACCATCAATGCTGGTGGAACACCGACAGTCCTCAGGAAGAttgtaacaacgacaacaaccgTGACGGAGGAAGTGGTGGAAGACCCATCACCGACATCTGGCGTCGTCATCACAGATGTCACATCGCCAGCTCAGCCGATTAACGATAG TTATGATCTCTACGCATCAGTGCGCTAG